ACTTTGAATGAGAATCCCTGCGTCAGGGAGGACGGCAGGCGAAGGAGGGGTCTCCCATGGATGCTGTCAAGGCGTTGGACCTGATTGAGCAGCTTGAAACGAAGGTAGCGGGGATGTATGAGCGCCTTCAAAAGGAGTTCAGCGGAGACCGCGCCCTCTCCGAGCTGTTTGGCGGCCTGGGGGAGGAAGAGCGCAGCCTTGCCCGAATGGCGGGTGTACATAAAGGGATGGTCCGCTCCCGGCCGTCGGACTTCGGCGAGGTCGACCTCGAGTTCAGCGACTTCAAGCAGGCGATGGACTGCGTTTCCGTGGTCATGACCTTGCCGCGCGACAAGGTCAATGAGATCCTGATACAATGCTACCTGATCGAGTCCAGTATGGTGGAGCTGTACGTCGTGGCGGCGCTTCGCTGCTCGAACCCGGATATCCGGCAGCTGCTCACGACGCTTGGCCAGGGGTTCCGTGACCACCTGACGGCTCTTGCAGCGCGCGTGCAGGAGCTGGGGATCGATGTCAGGAACATCGAAACGATGCGCCAGCACCCCCGGGTCTCTTTTGCCGGCATGGTCACGATCGGCGACCGTATCCACGGGAAAAGCGTGGACATCAGCGAAAGCGGCATGTTCGTGCTGACGGCGCATACGATACCGGAAGGTTCCGAGGTGACCGTGTCCTTTCCGATCCTGACCGGAGTGGTGACCACCAGCGCGATGGTGCGGTATTCGGTGCCGCACGCCGGGATGGGCCTTATCTTCAAAACGCTGCCTGTTCAGGGGCGGGAGCTGATCCAGGGGTACGTGGACAGGGTACTGGCGGGGCATCAGGCAGGATTGCAGGGCCCGGTCGAGCGGAGCGGGGAAACCGCCGGCTCGGCATAGTACGGGCTCTTCCGAAAGCCCATCGAGAGCCGGAGGGCCTCTGAAGTGAGCATTGTACGCGTTTCTGCTGTGCAGCATGATCCTTCCGTTTGATCACCATGTCTATCTGAGAGTCGAGTGACAATGCACTGGAGCAGGATAAAGAACCAGTTGATCGCCCGCGTCATCACCCGCGTGCCGTCGTTGGCAAAGCGCTTCGTTGCATCCTATACTCCCTGGGAATCGGAAGACATCCCCTGGACGCCGTTCACGAAGCCGCTGTCGCGGTGCATCGTGGCGCTGGTCACTACCGCAGGCGTTCACCACCGGGACCAGCAGCCGTTCAACATGAACGATAGGGATGGCGACCCTTCCTACCGCGTCATTGACCTGAACCGTCCTCCTGACAGCCTTATGATCACCCACGATTATTACGACCACGCTGATGCGGACCGCGACAGGAACATTGTCTTTCCCGTCGAGCGCATGCGTGAGCTCGCGGCAGGGGGCGTCATCGGGGCCCTTGCCGTGAGGAATTACAGCTTCATGGGCCACATAACCGGTGCGCACATCCTGACGCTTGCCAGCAAGACCGCGCCCGAGACTGCCCGGCTTTTGAAGCAGGACGGCGTCGACGCCGTGCTTCTCACACCCGGCTGAGGCATCTGCAATCAGTCCGTGGGGCTGAT
The Nitrospirota bacterium genome window above contains:
- a CDS encoding glycine/sarcosine/betaine reductase selenoprotein B family protein, yielding MHWSRIKNQLIARVITRVPSLAKRFVASYTPWESEDIPWTPFTKPLSRCIVALVTTAGVHHRDQQPFNMNDRDGDPSYRVIDLNRPPDSLMITHDYYDHADADRDRNIVFPVERMRELAAGGVIGALAVRNYSFMGHITGAHILTLASKTAPETARLLKQDGVDAVLLTPG
- a CDS encoding PilZ domain-containing protein; this translates as MDAVKALDLIEQLETKVAGMYERLQKEFSGDRALSELFGGLGEEERSLARMAGVHKGMVRSRPSDFGEVDLEFSDFKQAMDCVSVVMTLPRDKVNEILIQCYLIESSMVELYVVAALRCSNPDIRQLLTTLGQGFRDHLTALAARVQELGIDVRNIETMRQHPRVSFAGMVTIGDRIHGKSVDISESGMFVLTAHTIPEGSEVTVSFPILTGVVTTSAMVRYSVPHAGMGLIFKTLPVQGRELIQGYVDRVLAGHQAGLQGPVERSGETAGSA